GGCTAAAGAATGTCTCGCCCTCAAAATAGAAATTTCCCCTTCTTCAATCGGCTGCCGCAGGCTTTCCAAAACATCACGGTGGAATTCTGGGAATTCATCTAAGAATAAAACGCCCCGATGAGCCAGGGTTATCTCGCCTGGCCTTGGAGGATTACCACCGCCGATTAAAGCAGCCTCTGAAGAGGCATGATGAGGAGCGCGAAAAGGCGGTAAGTTTATTAAAGGTTTCTCTTGAGGTAGAATGCCAGTTATACTATAAATCTTAGTTACTTCTAAAGCCTCTTCAAAAGAAAGAGAAGGCAGAATTGAGGGAATAGCTTTGGCTAGTAGCGTTTTCCCGGCCCCAGGAGGGCCAATCATAAATAAATTATGAGCGCCAGCAGCTGCAATTTCTAAAGCTCGTTTGGCATATTCTTGGCCCTTAATCCAGGCTAAATCAACCGGATAATCTATGTCTTTTGAAAGTCCCTCAATTCTTGTTTCGGTTGGCAAAATTTCTTTTCTTCCTTCTAAATAATCCACCGCTTCTTTCAAATTTTCTATTCCGATGACCTTTATTTTTTTTACTTTATTAGAGGTTGATTCTCTAGCGGGGTTCACCAGGGCTGCCTCTGCAGCGTTAGCTTTTGGCAAAATTATTTCTTTCCAACCCTGTTCTTTGGCCGTCAGGGCAATAGAAAGTACTCCCCTTGTCGGCCTTAATTTGCCATCTAAAGCTAATTCTCCAAGAAAAATTTTATTTTCAGGATTAAATTTAGTCTGTTTTGAAGCCAAAAGATAGCCCAAAGCAATAGGAAGGTCGTATAATGAGCCCTCTTTTTTTAAATCAGCTGGAGCTAAATTAACTAAAATACGATGAGGTTGTTGATGGGGCGAAGAGAACTTAATGCTTTTTATTGCCGCCCCCACTCTTTCTTTTGATTCCTCTACTGCTTTGTCTGGCAAGCCGACAATACTAAAATTCCTTAACCCATAAGAAACATCTGTTTCTACTTCAACAATTTGTGCATCAAGTCCAACGATGGCTGCTGAATAAACTTTAGAAGGCATTGATTTAATTATAACAGATACTAAATAGAAGGAAACAAAAAAAGGCCCATCGCTGGGCAGCTTTTATTTAAAATAAGCTTGTTTTTTAAAGGTAAAAAAGTGATAGTTTTGAAGCTTTATATGATTATTATAAATAAGACGTTCTTGCTCTTGGAGCGTGAGGAGGGTCAGGATTTCGTCTTGTGGTTATAACTCTATTTTTGCACTCAGGACATTCACCATAAGCAGGGTTACCTAAAGGATGCATTCTTATAGTATCCTTGTTTTTGTCCCAACAACGAGAACAGAAAGGACCTTCTCTTTGATCATTGTCTTTTTTAACCCAATAACAATTATTTTCGTAAAACAAACTTTCTTTAATTCTCAGCTTTTCTTCTAAGTTTTTAATCTTTTCTTCTGAATTATTTAGTTCTTTTTGCATTTCCAAAAGTCTTTTTTGTGCTTCAAGGATTTGTTGATATTGTTCAATTTTTCCAGCTTCTTGAAGAACTTTCCCTATAGATTTTAATTCATCAAAAATTGCCATGTTTTTTATTAAATTCTTTTCTTTATTCTACCAAAAAACCGTCCAAAAGGCGATCAAACCCTCACCTCCATCTCAAATTTAAGGTAATTAGTAGACCACGGTACATGGCTTCTCCAAATTTTAACAACCGAAATCTCCTTCAATTGGACATCCTTGAGAATTATCCTTTATTTTTGGAACACCCGGTTCTTTACCGCTTGCAATATAATCTTCAACATTTGTTGTATCCCACTCATGTTCGTGATTCCATAAATTCCAAAAGTGTTTCCACTCATTCCAACCTATTCCAAGATGTTTTACATAAATACCATTTTCAGCGAGCAATTTCCCAATTTTTCTACCAGTCATACACGGCATACTATAGCAATAGACAATAATTTCTTTGTCCTTCGGCAGTTTTGAAAACTCCCCAAGAATTCTATCTATATCGCCATAAGCTGAGGTATCCGGGTCTTTGTAGGCAGGTATGTTTATTGCGCTCATTATATGTTCTTTTTCATATTCTTCTTGGCTTCTTAAATCAACAAGAACAAAGTCATTAATTCCTTTATCCATTTTCCCTCGTAAGCCATGAGGACTGACATGAACCGCATTTTCAGTTAGATAAAAATCTTTTATAAGTTCATTTTGGCTCGGGGATTGATACTTTAAAACTAAAAATCCAGCTAACGCTCCGGATATTGCGCCAACAATTATTGCAAAAACTATGATTTGAGTTGATGGCCTCATATTTATTATTTTAATTCACAATCGCCATATTGACTTAATTGTTCAAGAGATAGCTTGCCCTCAATTTTTTGACCGTCTTGAAATTCCCAGGTTGGATAGGCCTTTACATTATTCTGTTGACATATAAGTTTTTGGCCAGCCTGATTGGGAAGCGAGCATTCAATATAATTTATATATTTCCAACTATTGCCGAATATTTCTTTCTGGTCATTGCAATAAGGGCACCAGTATGCACCATACATTTTTATCTCATTATCACTAAGACACTTCGCGAAGGCATCATATTTCCCAGGTTCATTATCCGTCCTGTTGAAAGCAAAAATAGCCAAAAGAATTATGGCGACTATTATTCCGCTAATGAAAATTGATTTTGAAATTTTCATATATTTCATTCTACCAAAAAATCGCCTTTTTACCCCCTAAAACTTTGTGGAATAAAACTTAGGAGGGCTTGACGATTTTGTTGGCTTTGATGATGAATGTGTCAAATCAGCTTTTAAACAATTATACGGTGAAACCATCTGCTTTGACTTTCCAGGGATTGAAGCACTAAAACACGGGTAAATTTTTGTAAATATTCATTGAAGAAGCTTTGCTAATTTTTGATTTTCTCTTGCAGAAGTAATAATCCTGGAAATAGATATTAAATTGGAAATTAAGGCAATTAATATTAATGTAGGAAATATTAAACCTGTTATTCCGGCGAACATAATAAGAAGAAGCCTTCCTGGTCTTTTAAATTTAGGCCCATACCACACAAGGTTACGATTTATTATGTCGCGATGTTTGGCAGGTAGATAATTAAGAAGCGCAAGCCCCATGACCGTAAATGCTGCAATAGGCCAAACTAATGAATTTTGACTAATTGTCCAATAGCCGTAAGCCATGCCAATTACAATTAACATATCTATATAACGATCAAATACATCATCAAGCCAGGCACCAAATTTACTTGATAAAAACTTGAGCCTTGCAATTTCTCCGTCACAGCCGTCGGTAATCGAAGTCATCTGGGCCAATATCCCTCCCATAAAGATCCAAGGGAAGCCCCCTTTCGCAAAAAGAAGGGCAGATGAAATTCCAAGCACTAAATTGAGTATAGAAATTTGATTAGGAGTAAGTCCGGTTTTTACTAAGTATTTTGAAATAAATATAGAAATTTTTCGATTAATTATTTTTGATACAATACCATCCTCGGATTTATTGAGATTTTTAAGAAGTTTGTTTTCTGCAAACTTAATATCTGCATAAGTATCACAGTCTGACCAAAATCTGCCCTTAATGTTAAACGCCCTCAATTTTCCTTCTTTTGCAATAACTCTCATTCCATTAGTCAATGAATTTTTATGATTCGAGATAGTTTCTCTTAGAACTTTAAAAATATAGGGAGAGCATAAAAACATTCCGGTATCGTAAGCGTTATAGACATCAAGGCCCTTGTTTATTGAGGTAATTTTATTATTTTTAACTAAAACTTTTGTGGTATCATCTATGTCTAAAACAGAGTCCAAATTTTTATCTATAACTAGAGCACATTCGTCTTTTTTTAATTTTATCCTTTTAAGCTTAAGGAGTGTCTGCCAGTCAAAGACGTGATCAGACATTAGAAGAATAAAATTTTCCTTAAAATAACCCTTCGCTTTAAAAACAGAGATTCCATTTGCCTTCTCCCATTTATTATTCTGAACATAAGTGATCGAAATACCAAAGCGACTTCCGTCACCGATAGCTTCTTTAAGCTCTTTTCCTTTATAGCCAGTAATAATTACGAACTCAAAAATTCCCGCTGCTTTTGCCGCTAAAATTACTCTTTCAATAATTTTTAAACCAAGCAAATTCATTAGAGACTTATGTCTCCCGCGAGTTACTGGCTGCATTCTTGTGCCATTGCCGGCTGCAATAATTAATGCTTTCATGGTTTTTAAATCAAAAATAAAAAGGCTGAGAACACGCATTCAATTGGCCTAAACCGCTCTATCTATTATCCCGATCTTGGAGAAAAGTTACAGCACCCCTTCGATTCATCGCCAGATTAATCGATCGTTATTCTCGCAAGGTGGGATTGGTTGGTCAACGAGCAGTTTGTGTCGTCCACTTGTTTGCTTGGTTCCCCAACCTAATTCATTTCAATATAGCTTAAATTTGGATTTGTGTCAATAGGAAACTCTACTGATAAATGGAGCAGTTTATCCTCTTAAACGAGACTCGAACCCCAAAACTCTCGTCTTCACCTCAAATTTAAGCCAATGGTTCGGCGAGGGGTCTTGACTGAGCAGGTTCGTCTTGAGTTCACTGCCGAAGGGCTCGGCGAAGTCCTCACCATAATCCCCTTCGACGGGCTCCCGCCCCTTCGGGGCGAGCCTCGCTCCTGCTGCCAGGGGCGGCAGCAAGTTTAATAGGCCACGGTACATGGCCTATTAAAGGGGGCAACTCTCTTTGGGAACAAAAAGGCCTCTGACTGGTGTCTGAGGCCTGTGATGCGTATTGTTTCTGTGATGGATATGGTATGAAATACCGTATATGAGACTAGTACTTTCCTTTCAACCCGAATCCTTGTGTTAAGAAATCTCTTTCTTCTTTGATTCTTCTTTTTTCCTCTCCTGTTTTGGCTCGATGCTCTTCCATTCTCATCTTTTTAAGTTCACTTATGGCATTACTTCTTGAAATAAAGCCTCTATCTGTACTCCACGGAAATCTTTTATCTAACATTTGATCTATTTCCCGTTTTTTGTAATATTTGCTTCCGCTACCAGGAATTAAACGTGACTGGCTGAGCTTTTTTTTTGCGTTACCCTTTTGCCAATTTCTCTTTTCGTCAAAAAAACTTAGGGGACCAGAGGGTTTTTTCTGTTTTTTTACAGTAGGCCTTAAAACAGTAGGCCTCAAAAAAGATGGTTTTGATCCTAAGGTGTTCTTCATGATTTTGAATTACAACCAGTAAATTTTACCGATTGGCTTTAATTCTTTTTTGGGGTCATTTCTGAAATCAATCCTATGATCATTTGGTTATCCTATATTTATTTTAACACAAAAACCGCTTTCTTGGCAATTTTTTAATACTAAGGCCGCTTGGTGAACCAGATTAGAACCTTTTGGGTGAATAAAAAGGCGACTCGAGAAGAATGAGAGCTACCTGCGACCTATATCTGTACGAGATGTTTTGGCTTCGCTTAGACTATAGAGAGACAGAACTACTTGACCAGTCGGCTTGACTTATTTTGAATAACGAGTATAATGATACTAGACTTATAAGTCGAGTTATCTTAAAGTAAGTCTTTGATAGTTTCAAAGAATTAACGAGGGCTCAAATAAGTAGAGCGACTTAAGAGTTATCCTTTGAGGCTTTGACTGAGATCAGCCGAAGTCCAGGCTCAGGATAATCCCGAGCAATATCGAAGGGTTATAAAGGTCGCTTTTTCTTTTAATATAATTTAATTCAATTCATGGCTTTCAAAAAATTTGAATCCAATAGAGGAGATTTTCCCAGAAAAATGTATCAAGGGGATTGGAAATGTTCTGAATGCGGCACCGCAATAACTGAGCTTCCATTTGAACCATCTGGAGATAGACCACTCTATTGTAGAGAGTGTCACGCTAAACGAAGAAACCAAAGCTTCGGACGCTAATCTAGTATAAAAAAAACCGAGCACATAGTTTATGTGCTCGGTTTTTTTATTGATTCCCTTGGCCGACACAAAAAGACCGTAACAGATAACTTCCGGACCTTAATTCACATCCTGAGCATCACTACCTACGTCTTATTTCCTGCATTTTTGACAGGTCTTAGCTCCGGGATAAGCTTTTAGTCTTTCTAGGTCAATAATTTTTTTGCATTTTTCGCATTTACCATAATTGCCTTTTTTTATTTTCTTTAAAGCTGAATTGACCGTCTGAAGCTTTAACTCAAGGCTGGCTTCTATTGGCAATAAAGTGACATATTCTTCAACTTCATCAGCCGCTTCTTCTAGTCTTTGGCCACCTGTTCCTCCGTTAAAATGCGGATATCGAGTGTTCCAGTTTTCGGCAGTTTTTTCATCTTTTTTGGCAAACGAAGACAGTTCTTTTTCAAGGTTTTCTTTATCTTTTTCTAATCGTTCTTTAAACTCTTGAATATTTTTTTTATCCATTGTTACTAGTCAATGATTCCATTATTTCTTCTATTATATAAGTCATACTTTCAAAAGACGAAGTCCAAATTAAGAATTGGTCAGTAACCAAGTAACAAATTCCTAAGTCATCTTTGGTAAAAGTTTGACAACGCGAAGCTATTCCCTTGTATTTTAAGTCAACAAAATAATCTCGACTGGCAGGTTCAGTTTTTCCCAATAACCTGAAAAGTTCTTCAAAGTTTTCCTCCATATCCGCCTCCCATAATCTTAATAAATTTTCCATTGCCTCTTTTTCTGTAATGTCAATTAGAAAACCAAATCTTTTGCCTTCTTTTTGAGTCCAGATGAAAAAGATTTCATTATTCGCTGTTTTTGAATAAAAGCCATCTAAAGGTTGAATTTGAAAGGCAGAAAAAAGATCAGCAAGATTCATTAATTGGCCGTTTTTCATATCTCTAAAGACAAGCCGGGTAAACTCCCCGTTTGTCAATTTCAACGTCAAAACCTTTTCTATAAAAGAGGAAATTTCGTTAACCTCGAAAATTTCAAAAGTTTTTGTTTCACCGATAGAAAAAGGAGAAGGAGGAATGGTAATTTCTTCGCTGGCCGGAGTTTCTTCAGGAGGAACGATTTCTTCGGGGGGAGTGATCTTTTCGGGAGGAGGCGGCTTTCTTGTCAAAAGCCAGTAACCAAAGAAAAGGCTACCAACTAAGATTACCGAAAATGTAATTAAAACCAAGAATCGGATGAAGATTTTCTCATAAGAAGAAGGTCTTTTGGGAAGAGGCTTTAAGATTACAGAGGGTTCTCTTGCCGTTTTTATAGGTTCTTTTCCAATAGGCTCAGCCATTTTTTCTTTTCCAGCATCAATTCTTTCTAGAAATTCTCTTCTCTGCTTTTCGTCTGTTCTTCTCATTTCATCGGTTCTAATTTTTTTTCTAATTTTTCCACTTTCTTCTTTCTTAGGGATGGGTACAAATTTTTCTTCTTTTTCTTCTTTCGCCTCTTTTTCCTTTTTGAAAGATATTATTATTTTTTTGATTGGTTCTATTATCGATTTCTTTTCTTTTCTTTCCGGTTGAACAAGGGGTGGTATAAGTTTTTCTTCCGCCAGTTCTATTGCCGGTCTTCTCTCTTTTCCCGTTTCTTTCTTAGGGATGGGTACAAATTTTTCTTCTTTTTCTAGTCCCGTAGATTTAGTTCCATTTCTTATTTTCTCTAATCTTTCTTGAGCTTTTTTGATAAGTTCTTCATCAGCTAATTCTTCTTTGGGTGATCCATTTTTTCTTTCTTTTGCCTTTTCTTTCGAGGTTTCTTCTTGTTCTGGAGGCTTTTCTTCTTTTCCTGAAACCATTTTTCGCCCCTCTTCTATTAAAATATTTTCAATTTCTTTTATTCTTTCTTTGATACGTTCTCCTTTATTTTTAATTCTTTGGTGCTTCAAGCTAGCTTCTTTTATCTGAAGGTCTATCTTGCTCTTTTTTTCTTCTATGTTCCACCTTTCTTTTTCTATTTCTGTTCTTTCTTTTTCTGCCCCCCATCTTCCTTTCTCGATTTCCTTTCGTTCTTCTACCGAAGGAGACTTAGCTTCTCTTTCTTCAACAATTCTTATTTCTTCTTCAATAGATTTTTCATCTCGGGCAATGTTGGCTAACTTCTCTTCCATTTTTTTTCTCCTTTCCGAAAGTCCGTCCAATTCTTCTTCTAAGGGTGTTTTTTCTTTCTGGATTCCCGCTAGTTCTTCTTCTAATTTAGTTTTCTCTTCCTCCAGAGCCATTTCTTTTTCTCTTTGAATAATCTCTTCCTGTCTTTTCTGCAGTTTTTTTTCTTCTAAAAAAATTATCTTTATTTCATTTTCTGTTGCTTTTATTTCCGTGTTTGTTTTCTCAATTGCTTCTTCTTCTGCCCATTTTCTTTCCTCAATTTTCTGCCTTTCCTGTTCAACCTGCCATCTTGTTTGTTCAGCTTCTCTCCTTTTCTCGGGCGTGGCTGCCTTCCTTTCTTTTATCTCTATTTCTTTTTTTCTTCCTTCAATTTTCCTCTCCTGTTCCAAAATAGGCTGAAGACCTGATTTCAATTGTTCAATTTTCTCTAAAAAGTCCTTTTTTTCATTTTGAAGAGGCCCTTTCTTTAGGGGGAGTTCTTGAAGCGAAACTTCAATTTGAGTTTTTTCCTTTTCTAAATTCTGTCTTTCTTTTTCTCGGGATAATATTTTTTCTTTAATTGCTTTTTTCCTCTCTGTTTCTTCTTTCTCTCTTCTCTCTTTTTCTTCAAGCCATTTTCTTTCAATTTCTTCAACTAACTTTTTTTCTTCCTCTTCTTCTCTTTCTCGAACTCCTTCCCTTCTTGTTTTTATTTCTTCTTTAGGGCGTTCCTCTTTTTTTACTATTTCTTTCGCCTCTTTTCCCTTTTCTTTTTTTATCTCTATTCCGGTTTTTAGGACTGATACCCTCTCTCTTTCTTCTTTTGCTTGTTTTTCTTTTAGTCTTAAAAGATCTTTCTCCATGGTCCTAATATCTTCTCTTCGTAAAAATTCCTTTTTTTCTTTTTTATTTGATTTCTCCGGCATTTCACTTAGTTTTTCTTAGACGCGGCCTGGCCATTGGCATCTTCAAGAGATAGGCCTATTTTCCCTTGCTCGTCGATGTTAATCACCTTAACCGGTAAAATATCGCCTATCTTTATCAATTCCTCAAGGTTGTTTACCCGCCACGGTCTAAACCGAGAAATATGAATTAAACCCTCTTGACCAGGTAAAATTTCAACAAAAGCTCCAAAATTAACTATTTTTTTGACTTTTCCTTGAAAAACTTCACCAACTTTTACCTCTCTAGTTATATCCTTTATTCGGTCAACTGCTTTTTTAGCCGACTCTTCAGAGTCAGAGGTAACAAAGATTAAACCAGTTGGCTGGATATCAATTGCTGCCCCAGTATCAGCGATTATTTCGTTAATTATTTTTCCTCCTGGCCCCACCACGTCTCGAATTCTTTCTGGGTTAATTTGCAAGCTTAAAATTCTGGGAGCAAAAGAAGAAAGTTCTGGCCGAGGGTAAGGCAAAACTTTCGTCATTTTGTCTAGTATTTGGAGTCGAGCCTTTTTCGCCCGTTCCAGAGCCTCTTTAAATATTTTTTCCGTGATTCCTTTAATTTTAACATCCATTTGAATTATCGTTACCCCTTTTTTGGTTCCCGCCATCTTAAAATCCATTTCACCGTGAAAATCTTCTGGTCCTTGAATATCAGTCAGAATCTTATAACGGCCATTTTTATCTGTCATTAATCCGAGAGCAATACCAGCTGCTGGTCTTTTGATTGGCACTCCTGCATCCATTAAAGCCAGAGAAGAAGCAGAGACCGAAGCCATGCTGGTGGAACCGTTTGAAGAAAGAATTTCCGAAACCACTCTTATTGTGTAAGGGAATTCATCAAAGCCAGGGATTAAAGGTAAAAGAGATTTTTCCACCAATGCCCCGTGGCCAATGTCTCTTCTGCCCGGCCCTCTCATCGGTCTAATTTCTCCAACCGAATAGGGAGGAAAGTTATAATGATGCATAAACCTCTTTTTTCCAACAATTTCCATTCCTTCTAGTAATTGTTGGTCCTCGGGCGCTCCCAAGGTCAAGATAGATAAAGCCTTGGTTTGGCCTCGGCAGAAAAGAGCCGAACCATGAGTTCTAGGCAATAACCCAACTTCTATTGTAATTTCCCTTATTTCATCTAGAGATCTGTCATCTGGTCTTTTTCCTTTCTGGAGAACATTTTGATGCATTAATTTTCCAATTTCTTTTTCAAAAAAATCTTTGGCATATTTTATTTTATCCTGATCAGAATATTTTTCTTCAACAAAACAAGAAAGATCTTTTCTGGTTTTATTCACGTTCTCCGTCCTTTCTGTCTTTTCTTCCTGGAAAAGAGCTTTTTCTAACTTATTACCTAAAAATTTATTGATTTCTTTTTCTAGCTCTAAATCAGGCATCGGAACTGAAAAAGTAATCTTTTCTTTGCCGATTTTTTTTCTAATTTCTTCTTGAAAATCAACAAGTTTTTTTAAATCAGCCAAGGCTGACTTGAAAGATTTTAAAATTAAATCTTCTTCTATTTCTTCAAAACTGCCTTCAATCATGTTAATCAAAAACTCTTTCCCGGTTTTTCCTCCGGTAAGAATCAAATCCATTGGGCTCCCCCCCCTTTCTTCATAAGTAGGATTTAAAAGAAATTTGTCATTGATTTGACTTATCCTGACTGCCCCAATTGGGCCTGACCAGGGAATGTCGGATATTGAGAGAGCAACAGAAGCTGCAAGTAAGCCCAAAATATCTGGATCGTTCTGGCCATCCCAGGATAAAACAGTAACAACTATCTGAACCTCCCGGTTTAAGTGCTTAGGGAATAAAGGCCGAATAGTCCTGTCAATTAACCTGGCGTTACAAATTGCCTCGTCAGAGGGCCGACTTTCTCTTTTAATGTAGCGAGGACCTTTAATTTTACCGGCCGCATAATACCTTTCTTCATAATCAACAATTAAAGGGAAAAAACCCAATCCTTCCTTTTCTTCTTTCGACATTACTGCCGTTACAAGAACCAAGGTATCTCCGCAACGAACCAAAACATCGGCGTTGGCTTGTTCGGCTAAATGCCGAATTTCTACCTTAAGTTTTCGGTTACCAAATTCTGTTTGAAAAGTATAATTTTGCATTCTATTTTTTAAAAAGATATTTATCTGGATTTTTGTCCAAATCAATAAATTCGTCAGCTACTTCTTTTAATTGCCCTGAAGCCGATCTGCCAAAAGCAATGACCTCTACTCTTTTGCCCTGATTCTTTAAATATTCCACCAAAGCAATAAAATCTCCGTCACCGGAAACTAAAACTATTACATCAACCGAAGGAGATGTTCTAATGGCATCAATGACAATTCCGACATCCCAGTCCGCTTTCTTTGCTCCCCCAAAAAATTCTTGCAAATCTCTGATTCTCGTCTCAATACCTAATTTGGTTAAGGCTTCAAAAAACGGTTTTTCCTCTCCAGTTTTTGTCCTAACAACATAGCCAAAAGCCCTGATTAGTTTTCTTTGGCTAACGGCTGTCTTTAGTATTTCTTGAAAGTTAACTCTGGCTCGGTAAAGATTTTTAGCCGAATGATAAAGATTCTGAGCATCAATGAAAATACTTACTCTTTGTTCTTTGTGTTTCATCGCTTTCATTATTTCTTAAGCCCCATTTTTTTTAAGATATTCTTATATCTTCTTGTACTTTCTTTTTTTAAATAACCTAAAAGGCTTTTTCTTTTAGCCACCATTTTCAAAAGGCCCCTCCTGGAATGGATATCTTTAGGATGTTTCTTTAAGTGCAAAAGCAGCTGTTTAATTTCTTCGGACAACAAAGCAATCTGAACTTCGGGTGAACCGGTATCTACTCCGTGGAGCTTGTGTCTTGATATAATTTTTTCTTTTTCTTTGGGAGTTAACATAAACTCTTTCT
The genomic region above belongs to Candidatus Nealsonbacteria bacterium and contains:
- a CDS encoding ATP-binding protein; amino-acid sequence: MPSKVYSAAIVGLDAQIVEVETDVSYGLRNFSIVGLPDKAVEESKERVGAAIKSIKFSSPHQQPHRILVNLAPADLKKEGSLYDLPIALGYLLASKQTKFNPENKIFLGELALDGKLRPTRGVLSIALTAKEQGWKEIILPKANAAEAALVNPARESTSNKVKKIKVIGIENLKEAVDYLEGRKEILPTETRIEGLSKDIDYPVDLAWIKGQEYAKRALEIAAAGAHNLFMIGPPGAGKTLLAKAIPSILPSLSFEEALEVTKIYSITGILPQEKPLINLPPFRAPHHASSEAALIGGGNPPRPGEITLAHRGVLFLDEFPEFHRDVLESLRQPIEEGEISILRARHSLALPANFILVGASNPCPCGYLNDPEKECQCQSSQVQKYRRKLSGPLIDRIDLFIEVPQLKYEKLIQENSEKSSSKIKERVEKARILQKERFNKDGVITNSEIRIPQIKQYCQVDSKAGNLLRKAVDSGQLSARGYHRVLKVARTIADLADSKNILTEHVAEALMYRIREER
- a CDS encoding rhodanese-like domain-containing protein, whose protein sequence is MRPSTQIIVFAIIVGAISGALAGFLVLKYQSPSQNELIKDFYLTENAVHVSPHGLRGKMDKGINDFVLVDLRSQEEYEKEHIMSAINIPAYKDPDTSAYGDIDRILGEFSKLPKDKEIIVYCYSMPCMTGRKIGKLLAENGIYVKHLGIGWNEWKHFWNLWNHEHEWDTTNVEDYIASGKEPGVPKIKDNSQGCPIEGDFGC
- a CDS encoding TraR/DksA family transcriptional regulator yields the protein MDKKNIQEFKERLEKDKENLEKELSSFAKKDEKTAENWNTRYPHFNGGTGGQRLEEAADEVEEYVTLLPIEASLELKLQTVNSALKKIKKGNYGKCEKCKKIIDLERLKAYPGAKTCQKCRK
- the pnp gene encoding polyribonucleotide nucleotidyltransferase; amino-acid sequence: MQNYTFQTEFGNRKLKVEIRHLAEQANADVLVRCGDTLVLVTAVMSKEEKEGLGFFPLIVDYEERYYAAGKIKGPRYIKRESRPSDEAICNARLIDRTIRPLFPKHLNREVQIVVTVLSWDGQNDPDILGLLAASVALSISDIPWSGPIGAVRISQINDKFLLNPTYEERGGSPMDLILTGGKTGKEFLINMIEGSFEEIEEDLILKSFKSALADLKKLVDFQEEIRKKIGKEKITFSVPMPDLELEKEINKFLGNKLEKALFQEEKTERTENVNKTRKDLSCFVEEKYSDQDKIKYAKDFFEKEIGKLMHQNVLQKGKRPDDRSLDEIREITIEVGLLPRTHGSALFCRGQTKALSILTLGAPEDQQLLEGMEIVGKKRFMHHYNFPPYSVGEIRPMRGPGRRDIGHGALVEKSLLPLIPGFDEFPYTIRVVSEILSSNGSTSMASVSASSLALMDAGVPIKRPAAGIALGLMTDKNGRYKILTDIQGPEDFHGEMDFKMAGTKKGVTIIQMDVKIKGITEKIFKEALERAKKARLQILDKMTKVLPYPRPELSSFAPRILSLQINPERIRDVVGPGGKIINEIIADTGAAIDIQPTGLIFVTSDSEESAKKAVDRIKDITREVKVGEVFQGKVKKIVNFGAFVEILPGQEGLIHISRFRPWRVNNLEELIKIGDILPVKVINIDEQGKIGLSLEDANGQAASKKN
- a CDS encoding NYN domain-containing protein, with protein sequence MKAMKHKEQRVSIFIDAQNLYHSAKNLYRARVNFQEILKTAVSQRKLIRAFGYVVRTKTGEEKPFFEALTKLGIETRIRDLQEFFGGAKKADWDVGIVIDAIRTSPSVDVIVLVSGDGDFIALVEYLKNQGKRVEVIAFGRSASGQLKEVADEFIDLDKNPDKYLFKK
- a CDS encoding 30S ribosomal protein S15 translates to MLTPKEKEKIISRHKLHGVDTGSPEVQIALLSEEIKQLLLHLKKHPKDIHSRRGLLKMVAKRKSLLGYLKKESTRRYKNILKKMGLKK